One stretch of Roseimicrobium sp. ORNL1 DNA includes these proteins:
- a CDS encoding DUF1080 domain-containing protein → MKLQRTRILSFSAALALALVSVASADEGKAIFNGKDLTGWEGNPDLWSVQDGAITGTTKGATPEDKKSTLKHNTFLVWKDGTVGDFELTFKYRIVAGNSGVQYRSKELPKGEHGPIVSGYQADFEAGKTYSGILYEEKGRGILAKRGEKTTIKPGPDGKKPVVEVTGSVGNSDEIQASIKAEDWNEYKIVAKGNHLQHFINGKQTIDVTDEDSANAAKTGILALQIHAGPPMVVQFKDLILKESK, encoded by the coding sequence ATGAAACTGCAACGCACCCGCATTCTCTCGTTCTCCGCAGCGCTCGCGCTGGCACTCGTTTCCGTGGCCTCTGCTGATGAAGGCAAGGCCATCTTCAATGGCAAGGACCTCACCGGCTGGGAGGGGAATCCCGACCTCTGGAGCGTGCAGGACGGCGCCATCACCGGCACCACGAAGGGCGCCACGCCCGAGGACAAGAAGAGCACCCTGAAGCACAACACCTTCCTCGTGTGGAAGGACGGCACCGTGGGTGACTTCGAGCTGACCTTCAAGTACCGCATCGTCGCGGGGAACAGCGGTGTGCAGTACCGCAGCAAGGAACTCCCGAAGGGCGAGCATGGCCCCATCGTCAGCGGTTACCAGGCCGACTTCGAGGCCGGCAAGACCTACAGCGGCATCCTGTATGAAGAAAAAGGCCGCGGCATCCTGGCCAAGCGTGGTGAGAAGACCACCATCAAGCCCGGCCCGGACGGCAAGAAGCCCGTGGTGGAAGTGACCGGCTCCGTGGGCAACAGCGATGAAATCCAGGCCTCCATCAAGGCGGAGGACTGGAACGAGTACAAGATCGTCGCCAAGGGCAACCACCTCCAGCATTTCATCAACGGCAAGCAGACCATCGACGTGACGGACGAAGACAGCGCCAATGCCGCCAAGACCGGCATCCTCGCCTTGCAGATCCACGCTGGGCCGCCCATGGTGGTGCAGTTCAAGGATCTGATCCTCAAGGAGTCGAAGTAA
- a CDS encoding glyoxalase superfamily protein, whose protein sequence is MRATEAVPVFQVSNVDAALKHYTEVLGFTEDFRFGDYAGVKIGNACLHLSGHSIHDRPVGGGTAYFFCDEVDAYYAEITGKGAIFKAEPKNYDYGMRDFLVVDLDGNHLGFGCPATEA, encoded by the coding sequence ATGAGAGCCACTGAAGCTGTCCCCGTCTTCCAGGTCTCCAACGTGGATGCCGCGTTGAAGCACTACACAGAAGTCCTTGGGTTCACCGAGGACTTTCGTTTTGGCGACTATGCCGGAGTGAAGATCGGCAATGCATGCCTGCATCTCTCCGGCCACAGCATCCATGACCGCCCCGTGGGAGGTGGCACGGCTTATTTCTTCTGTGATGAGGTGGATGCCTACTACGCCGAGATCACTGGCAAGGGCGCCATTTTCAAAGCCGAGCCCAAGAACTACGACTACGGCATGCGCGATTTCCTGGTCGTGGATCTGGACGGGAATCACCTGGGATTTGGGTGTCCTGCGACCGAGGCATAA
- a CDS encoding Bax inhibitor-1/YccA family protein — translation MRTANPTLSDSTFQKVESGVTNPMTLQGTVNKTVLLLMILLVPAAYTWSASLANPASSGMYMGVGAIAGLILCLITVFKMTWSPITAPLYAAAQGVFLGALSAQFNTMYNGIVLQAVLLTCGVLLALLAAYSMRLIRATENFKLGVVAATGGIFLVYLATWILSFFHIQIPYIHGSGLVGIGFSAFVVVIAALNLVMDFDFIENGCEQGAPKFMEWYAAFGLLVTLVWLYVSILRLLAKLADRR, via the coding sequence ATGAGAACCGCGAATCCCACCCTTTCTGATTCCACCTTCCAGAAAGTGGAATCCGGCGTCACCAATCCCATGACCCTTCAGGGCACGGTGAACAAGACCGTGCTGCTGCTCATGATCCTGCTCGTGCCGGCGGCCTACACCTGGAGCGCCTCCCTGGCGAATCCTGCCTCATCCGGCATGTACATGGGGGTGGGTGCGATTGCTGGCCTCATCCTCTGCCTCATCACGGTTTTCAAGATGACCTGGTCGCCGATCACGGCGCCGTTGTACGCCGCCGCGCAAGGGGTGTTCCTCGGAGCGCTCTCGGCCCAATTCAACACGATGTACAACGGCATTGTGCTCCAGGCGGTGCTGCTCACCTGCGGCGTGTTGCTCGCACTGCTCGCGGCGTATTCCATGCGCCTCATCCGGGCGACGGAGAACTTCAAGCTGGGCGTCGTGGCGGCCACGGGCGGCATCTTCCTCGTGTACCTGGCCACCTGGATCTTGAGCTTCTTCCATATCCAGATTCCCTACATCCACGGCAGTGGGCTGGTTGGGATCGGCTTCAGTGCTTTTGTCGTGGTGATCGCCGCACTGAATCTCGTGATGGACTTCGACTTTATTGAAAACGGCTGTGAACAGGGCGCGCCGAAGTTCATGGAGTGGTATGCCGCGTTCGGCCTGCTGGTGACGCTGGTGTGGCTCTATGTATCAATCCTGCGCCTGCTCGCGAAGCTGGCAGATCGGAGGTAA
- a CDS encoding DUF5069 domain-containing protein, producing MINPPQRSPREKVGGLFYFGRMLDKIRVHQRGELPEEYHPNFGLAIGMDGRMCSYLGVAFAEVCTRVQQGGTDEEILAWCCEHSGFQLTEERVYIWNEFARKVGWNDLPGRFLRRVKAEDGLADRDDLVTAFEIIDFREGRAK from the coding sequence ATGATCAATCCACCCCAACGCAGCCCGCGTGAGAAAGTCGGCGGACTCTTTTATTTTGGCCGCATGCTCGACAAGATTCGCGTGCATCAGCGCGGCGAGCTGCCGGAGGAGTACCATCCGAACTTCGGACTCGCCATCGGGATGGATGGGAGGATGTGTTCCTACCTCGGCGTCGCTTTCGCAGAAGTGTGCACCCGTGTGCAGCAGGGCGGCACAGATGAGGAAATTCTCGCGTGGTGCTGCGAGCACAGCGGCTTCCAGCTCACGGAGGAGCGCGTGTACATCTGGAATGAGTTCGCACGGAAGGTCGGCTGGAATGATCTCCCCGGCCGCTTCCTGCGGAGGGTAAAGGCGGAGGACGGACTCGCGGATCGCGATGATCTCGTCACCGCCTTTGAGATCATCGATTTCCGTGAAGGACGCGCGAAGTGA
- a CDS encoding flavin reductase family protein: protein MAAAPDSASHLAIDPAAPGAEMDPYDVLIHAVAPRPIAFVSTLSKDGKPNLAPFSFFMAGGANPPSICFSPNTKDDGTPKDTLRNIQETGEYVVHIVSHAMGPGMSATSKPLPHGESEWPLSGFTPLPSLKVKPPRVAEAPFALECRLHQIVPHGSGGDAANYIIGEVVMFHVASELVSDGRIDTTKVDYLARLGGAWYLRATPDSLFTMKRPV from the coding sequence ATGGCCGCTGCTCCCGATTCCGCTAGCCACCTTGCCATCGATCCCGCTGCGCCCGGTGCGGAGATGGATCCGTATGATGTGCTCATCCACGCCGTCGCGCCGCGGCCCATTGCGTTTGTCTCCACGCTTTCGAAGGACGGAAAGCCGAACCTTGCGCCCTTCTCCTTCTTTATGGCTGGTGGCGCGAACCCTCCCAGCATCTGCTTTTCTCCGAATACCAAGGACGACGGCACGCCAAAGGACACGCTGCGCAACATCCAGGAGACCGGCGAGTATGTGGTGCACATCGTGAGCCACGCCATGGGTCCCGGCATGTCTGCCACGTCGAAGCCGCTGCCGCATGGTGAGAGCGAGTGGCCGCTGAGTGGGTTCACTCCGCTGCCCTCGCTGAAAGTGAAACCACCGCGCGTGGCCGAGGCGCCCTTCGCACTGGAGTGTCGCTTGCATCAGATCGTGCCGCATGGAAGCGGTGGTGACGCGGCGAACTACATCATCGGCGAAGTCGTCATGTTTCATGTGGCTTCCGAACTGGTGAGCGATGGCCGCATCGACACCACCAAGGTGGACTACCTCGCACGTCTCGGTGGCGCGTGGTACCTGCGTGCCACGCCGGACTCGCTCTTCACCATGAAGCGACCGGTGTAG
- a CDS encoding helix-turn-helix domain-containing protein: MKPLSYYEQKHDRLADDCPVRAALDVIRGRWKPSILFELKTGRKRFSDIQSALPEVTAQALTVQLRQLEADGIVNRKVYAEVPQRVEYSLSKHGRALSNVMDALEKWGMEHQERERQAEAGAAAS, encoded by the coding sequence ATGAAGCCGCTCTCCTACTACGAGCAGAAGCATGACAGGTTGGCCGATGACTGCCCTGTGCGTGCGGCATTGGATGTCATCCGCGGCCGCTGGAAACCCTCCATTCTTTTTGAGCTGAAGACAGGCCGGAAACGTTTTTCGGATATTCAGTCCGCTCTGCCGGAAGTCACCGCCCAAGCGCTCACCGTGCAGCTCCGCCAACTTGAGGCGGACGGCATTGTGAACCGCAAGGTGTACGCTGAAGTGCCGCAGCGCGTGGAGTACTCCTTAAGCAAACACGGCCGCGCTCTTTCGAATGTGATGGATGCATTGGAGAAGTGGGGTATGGAGCATCAGGAAAGGGAGAGGCAGGCGGAGGCGGGTGCGGCTGCGTCATAG
- a CDS encoding NAD(P)H-dependent oxidoreductase has product MKKKPLLVINASGRVTRSVTRRLTKHFSEGWLARHPDATIVDRDVGTHPPSAITESFIAAAFTPAAARTPEMHLELAQSEAMIHELFDAEAIVMGVPMYNFGMPAQLKAYFDQIIRVGRTFNFTGDAEHPYQPLIPAKPLVLVTSNGTGGYAPGEPYEHLNFLEPHLEALLHFVGLSNITLVRVNFEEHKGEDFERSVAEAQEQLDGILGGGAVSMAEPLNAVAA; this is encoded by the coding sequence ATGAAGAAGAAACCACTGCTAGTCATCAATGCCAGCGGGCGCGTGACGCGCTCGGTCACCCGCCGCCTCACGAAGCACTTCTCTGAGGGATGGCTCGCGCGTCATCCAGATGCCACGATCGTGGATCGTGATGTGGGCACGCACCCGCCTTCGGCGATCACGGAGTCCTTCATCGCCGCCGCCTTCACGCCTGCTGCGGCGCGCACGCCGGAGATGCATCTCGAGCTCGCGCAAAGCGAGGCGATGATTCATGAACTCTTCGATGCGGAAGCGATCGTCATGGGTGTGCCCATGTACAACTTCGGCATGCCCGCGCAGCTCAAGGCGTACTTCGACCAGATCATCCGCGTGGGCCGCACCTTCAACTTCACCGGCGACGCGGAGCATCCCTATCAGCCTTTGATTCCTGCGAAACCACTCGTGCTGGTCACTTCCAACGGCACCGGCGGCTATGCTCCCGGTGAGCCGTATGAGCATCTGAACTTCCTGGAGCCGCATCTGGAAGCGCTGCTGCATTTCGTCGGCTTGTCGAACATCACGCTCGTGCGAGTGAACTTCGAGGAACACAAGGGTGAGGACTTTGAGCGATCGGTGGCTGAGGCGCAGGAGCAGCTGGATGGGATTCTGGGTGGTGGTGCGGTGTCTATGGCGGAACCGCTGAACGCTGTCGCGGCGTGA
- a CDS encoding ThuA domain-containing protein: MLRRTSLLLLLAGAIVLPVQSSKAAEPKKVIVVTTTAGFRHSSIPFAEKTIAELGEKSGAFKVVDYCQQPDVTVPKKPNKPKDLAADADDKAKAKYAKDMEGFNAQMAKWTPEVEAQAKAAQAELDTKMAESLAKLSPDNLKAKGIDAVIFANTTGMLPLPDKEGFIKWIEDGHAFIGMHSASDTFHQFPGYIDMLQGEFETHKAQVPADLVAADKKHPANAEIGDTWNLKQEEMYIIKNQDRSKVRSIWHLRHHPNDAADKKYFPVSWVRTPGKGRVFYTSLGHREDLWSADPELKGRVNPVETAKQYQAHILGGIKWALGLADGSAEPNPTVE; the protein is encoded by the coding sequence ATGCTACGTCGTACCTCCCTCCTCCTGCTTCTTGCCGGGGCCATCGTGCTGCCCGTGCAGTCGTCCAAGGCCGCTGAGCCCAAGAAGGTCATTGTTGTCACCACCACGGCGGGTTTCCGCCACAGCTCCATTCCGTTTGCGGAAAAGACCATCGCTGAACTCGGCGAGAAGTCCGGCGCCTTCAAGGTGGTGGACTATTGCCAGCAGCCTGACGTGACCGTGCCCAAGAAACCGAACAAGCCCAAGGACCTGGCCGCCGATGCGGATGACAAGGCGAAGGCCAAGTACGCGAAGGACATGGAAGGCTTCAACGCCCAGATGGCCAAGTGGACCCCTGAGGTGGAAGCCCAGGCCAAGGCTGCGCAGGCCGAGCTCGACACGAAGATGGCCGAGTCCCTTGCCAAGCTCAGCCCAGACAATCTCAAGGCCAAGGGCATCGACGCCGTGATCTTCGCAAACACGACCGGCATGCTGCCTCTGCCGGACAAGGAAGGCTTCATCAAGTGGATCGAAGACGGCCACGCCTTCATCGGTATGCATTCCGCCAGCGACACCTTCCACCAGTTCCCGGGGTACATCGACATGCTCCAGGGTGAATTCGAAACGCACAAAGCACAGGTGCCTGCGGACCTCGTGGCGGCGGACAAGAAGCACCCCGCCAATGCGGAAATCGGTGACACCTGGAATCTGAAGCAGGAAGAGATGTACATCATCAAGAACCAGGACCGCAGCAAGGTGCGCTCCATCTGGCATCTGCGCCACCACCCGAACGATGCCGCGGACAAGAAGTACTTCCCCGTATCCTGGGTGCGCACACCGGGCAAAGGCCGCGTGTTCTACACCAGCCTCGGTCACCGCGAAGACCTCTGGAGCGCCGACCCTGAGTTGAAGGGCCGCGTGAATCCGGTCGAAACCGCGAAGCAGTACCAGGCCCACATCCTCGGTGGTATCAAGTGGGCCCTCGGCCTGGCTGATGGCAGCGCGGAGCCAAATCCGACGGTGGAGTAG
- a CDS encoding DUF1501 domain-containing protein: MSTALQSSLLRGDQLSRRQFAARTASTLLGVGLLPSVFTNKAQAAPFEGAFKGKQVATAKNVIYLYMSGGQTHLDTWDVKEGVETAGPTKPIKTSADGVRISEYLPLTAQQMHHVSVVNSLTSTQGAHEQGNYMMHTSYTLRGTIRHPAMGSWLTAFQPSTGNSTLPKSVFIGNDSRHPGAGFLAASYNPLFVNNPENGIKNVRVQKGLSEDRFAARMSLADELDKDFRNTFPHRNVKAYTDMYDHAMTMMKSEDLKAFDLTEENEETRKSYGAEPFGQGCLLARRLVERGVRFVEVSLGGWDTHNANFVRVPELCDVLDKALASLLSDLNSRGLLEETLVVVTSEFGRTPDINVNVGRDHYPKAFSGIMAGGGVKGGYVYGKTDKEGREVIENKVEIPQFNATIAYALGLPLDQVVYSPSKRPFTIADKGQPLVDIFA; the protein is encoded by the coding sequence ATGAGCACCGCCCTTCAGTCCAGCCTCCTCCGTGGCGACCAACTGTCGCGCCGTCAGTTCGCCGCCCGTACCGCGAGCACGCTGCTCGGGGTGGGACTGCTTCCCTCCGTCTTCACGAACAAGGCGCAGGCCGCACCCTTTGAAGGCGCCTTCAAAGGCAAGCAGGTGGCCACGGCCAAGAACGTGATCTACCTCTACATGTCCGGCGGCCAGACGCACCTGGACACTTGGGATGTGAAGGAAGGCGTGGAAACCGCCGGTCCCACCAAGCCCATCAAGACCAGCGCGGACGGCGTGCGCATTTCGGAGTACCTTCCGCTCACCGCACAGCAGATGCATCACGTCAGTGTGGTGAACTCGCTCACCTCCACGCAGGGTGCGCATGAGCAGGGGAACTACATGATGCACACCAGCTACACGCTGCGTGGCACCATCCGCCACCCCGCCATGGGTTCGTGGCTCACCGCCTTCCAGCCCTCTACTGGAAACAGCACGCTGCCGAAGAGCGTCTTCATCGGCAATGACAGCCGCCACCCCGGCGCCGGCTTCCTGGCTGCGAGCTACAATCCGCTCTTCGTCAACAATCCGGAGAACGGCATCAAGAACGTGCGCGTGCAGAAGGGCCTGTCCGAGGACCGCTTTGCCGCCCGCATGTCCCTGGCCGATGAACTCGACAAGGATTTCCGGAACACCTTCCCGCATCGCAATGTGAAGGCGTACACGGACATGTACGACCACGCGATGACCATGATGAAGAGCGAAGACCTCAAGGCCTTCGACCTCACCGAGGAAAATGAAGAGACCCGCAAGAGCTACGGCGCCGAGCCCTTCGGCCAGGGTTGCCTTCTTGCCCGCCGTCTCGTGGAGCGTGGGGTGCGTTTCGTGGAAGTCTCGCTCGGTGGCTGGGACACGCACAATGCCAACTTCGTACGCGTGCCGGAACTTTGCGATGTGCTGGACAAGGCGCTCGCCAGCCTGCTCAGCGACCTGAATTCGCGTGGCCTTCTTGAGGAAACGCTCGTGGTGGTGACTTCCGAATTCGGCCGCACGCCCGACATCAATGTGAATGTCGGCCGTGACCACTACCCGAAGGCCTTCTCCGGCATCATGGCCGGCGGCGGCGTGAAGGGTGGTTATGTCTACGGCAAGACGGACAAGGAAGGTCGTGAAGTCATCGAGAACAAGGTGGAGATCCCACAGTTCAACGCGACCATCGCCTACGCCTTGGGCCTGCCGCTGGATCAAGTGGTGTACTCACCCAGCAAGCGTCCATTCACCATCGCGGACAAGGGGCAACCCCTTGTCGACATATTTGCTTGA
- a CDS encoding DUF1549 domain-containing protein translates to MKRPSLITPLVVLLGSLTLQAAKPDAQQAAREIDAILEKDWKANKLQGNPAISDDVFLRRIYLDVVGRIPTHREAEEFLSSTDKDKRTKLIDRLLASEGYVQHMYNYLADILRAQSNGQAGGITGTAYTNYIKDSLRQNKPWDKFVQEMVSAEGDAWDSGAIGYYMRDRGMPLDNLANTVRVFLGTRIECAQCHNHPFDKWSQMQFYQMAAFTYGVETNDYYGPTQVAARDMMNKEIQAERDKFKLAPPTKNMTPEERKAYKDKMEEMGKQARVASEAKRKEMRPVEEVLGDVRNSLRYTSVSFNTKRELRLPHDYQYTDAKPKSVVSASTMMGHELKAAPGEKKLDAFAKWMTSPENPRFTTVIANRLWKRVFGLGQIEPVDELMEGTVPMNPELMKQLEKLMVSNEYDLKAYLRVLLNTRAYQRAVTREEIPAGVTYHFTGPVLRRMSAEQMWDSFVALINPTPDMPNLPTREAGERRVLAAKKLGDALNELTPEEMLKGAQLAAVKYREQSDQVKELQKKIADARANDDKQTAKELSRKVSDLQRLARQEVNNQVYLPAVKKLAASVGGAKTSDKPGDPVVASSDSSMMMNGGMIASTDMNADRIKIPGYDKPEKTDEQVKAERQKQLDELMQEAVYYGIPEKERKGYANYRVGQMRNWLRAAEIESPAPRGHYLREFGQSDRETIENANYDASVPQALAMMNSQLLPGIMERYSQLMLTVNKAPYPDDKVEAIYMTLLTRKPTPRELEIWNKAQSSDAGLDISDLIYALINTQQFIFIQ, encoded by the coding sequence ATGAAAAGGCCCTCGTTGATTACCCCCCTTGTGGTCCTGCTCGGTTCGCTCACCCTGCAGGCCGCCAAGCCCGATGCCCAACAGGCTGCCCGGGAGATTGATGCCATCCTGGAAAAGGACTGGAAGGCCAACAAGCTCCAGGGAAATCCCGCGATCAGCGATGATGTTTTCCTGCGCCGCATTTATCTGGATGTCGTGGGCCGCATTCCCACCCATCGTGAGGCGGAGGAGTTCCTGAGTTCCACGGACAAGGACAAGCGCACGAAGCTCATCGACCGCCTGCTGGCGAGCGAGGGTTATGTGCAGCACATGTACAATTATCTGGCTGATATCCTGCGCGCCCAGTCGAACGGCCAGGCAGGGGGCATCACCGGCACGGCATATACGAATTACATCAAGGACAGCCTGCGTCAGAACAAGCCGTGGGATAAGTTCGTGCAGGAAATGGTTTCCGCAGAGGGAGATGCCTGGGACTCCGGCGCGATTGGCTACTACATGCGCGACCGTGGCATGCCACTGGACAACCTGGCGAATACCGTGCGTGTCTTCCTCGGCACCCGCATCGAGTGCGCCCAGTGCCACAATCATCCGTTCGACAAGTGGTCGCAGATGCAGTTCTACCAGATGGCGGCCTTCACCTATGGCGTGGAGACGAATGACTACTACGGTCCCACGCAGGTCGCCGCGCGCGACATGATGAACAAGGAGATCCAGGCCGAGCGCGACAAGTTCAAGCTGGCGCCCCCTACAAAGAACATGACGCCGGAGGAGAGGAAGGCCTACAAGGACAAGATGGAGGAGATGGGCAAGCAGGCCCGTGTTGCCAGCGAAGCGAAGCGCAAAGAGATGCGCCCCGTGGAGGAAGTGCTGGGCGATGTGCGCAACAGCCTGCGCTACACCTCGGTGAGCTTCAATACGAAGCGCGAACTCCGCCTGCCGCACGACTACCAGTACACGGATGCCAAGCCGAAGTCCGTGGTCTCCGCCTCCACCATGATGGGTCACGAGCTGAAGGCCGCTCCCGGTGAAAAGAAGCTTGATGCCTTCGCCAAGTGGATGACCTCGCCGGAGAATCCCCGCTTCACCACCGTGATTGCGAACCGTCTTTGGAAGAGGGTCTTCGGCCTCGGCCAGATCGAGCCGGTGGATGAACTCATGGAAGGCACCGTCCCCATGAATCCGGAGCTCATGAAGCAGCTGGAGAAGCTCATGGTGAGCAACGAGTATGACCTGAAGGCCTATCTCCGCGTGCTGCTGAACACCCGCGCCTACCAGCGTGCCGTGACGCGGGAGGAAATCCCCGCGGGCGTGACCTACCATTTCACCGGTCCCGTCTTGCGTCGCATGAGCGCGGAGCAGATGTGGGATTCCTTCGTGGCCCTCATCAATCCCACGCCGGACATGCCGAACCTGCCCACCCGCGAAGCTGGTGAGCGTCGCGTGCTGGCTGCCAAGAAGCTGGGTGACGCGCTGAACGAACTCACGCCCGAGGAAATGCTGAAGGGCGCGCAACTGGCCGCCGTGAAGTATCGCGAGCAGTCCGACCAGGTGAAGGAACTGCAGAAGAAGATCGCCGACGCCCGCGCTAATGACGACAAGCAGACCGCCAAGGAACTCAGCCGCAAGGTGAGCGACCTCCAGCGTCTGGCCCGGCAGGAGGTGAACAACCAGGTCTACCTGCCCGCCGTGAAGAAGCTCGCCGCGAGCGTGGGTGGCGCGAAGACTTCGGACAAACCCGGCGACCCCGTCGTGGCTTCCTCGGACAGCTCCATGATGATGAACGGCGGCATGATCGCGAGCACCGACATGAACGCGGACCGCATCAAGATTCCCGGCTACGACAAGCCCGAGAAGACCGACGAGCAGGTGAAGGCAGAGCGCCAGAAGCAGCTCGATGAGCTCATGCAGGAAGCCGTGTACTACGGCATCCCTGAGAAGGAGCGGAAGGGCTATGCGAACTACCGCGTGGGCCAGATGCGCAACTGGCTGCGAGCCGCGGAAATCGAATCGCCCGCTCCTCGCGGCCACTACCTGCGTGAGTTTGGCCAGAGCGACCGCGAGACCATTGAGAACGCGAACTATGATGCCTCCGTGCCCCAGGCCCTGGCCATGATGAACAGCCAGCTTCTGCCCGGCATCATGGAGCGCTACTCGCAGCTCATGCTCACGGTGAACAAGGCGCCCTATCCGGATGACAAGGTGGAAGCCATCTACATGACCCTGCTCACCCGCAAGCCCACGCCCCGGGAACTCGAAATCTGGAACAAGGCCCAGAGCTCCGATGCCGGCCTCGATATCTCCGATCTGATCTACGCGTTGATCAACACGCAGCAGTTCATCTTCATTCAGTAA
- a CDS encoding sulfatase-like hydrolase/transferase, protein MLICLRRLTCAVATVFAGVLAATVSTAARAADALPNIVLVMADDQGWGDMAYNGHPHLKTPNFDALAKEGVRFDNFHAAAPVCSPTRGSVLTGRTPNRYGVFQWGWPLRPQETTLAEALKPADYRTGHFGKWHLGSVRKDQPTTPGAQGFDAWVSSPNFFDLDPILSDRGKATQFQGDSSDITADLAIQFIKDSVEKEQRFFAVVWFGSPHNPHQALDADRALYADQPKNVQDFYGEITAMDRAFGKLRGTLKELGLRKNTLLWYCSDNGALPKIGSTGGRRGNKGDVYEGGLAVPALLEWPAKFPEPKVITQPCVTSDIFPTLLDIVEIEPDKSRPLDGISLLPLLEGAQKKRTQPIGFWDSPIKGIGTPAKQWMEEQMAAEKEGRDPTPEPQAFTDAAVIKEHFAPQKYPGHAAWLDGNWKLHRMEDPQTGNVSWELYDLANDPDESRVLLAEQPERVPEMQEALERWLESVAKSLNGGDYTEKP, encoded by the coding sequence ATGCTCATCTGCCTTCGCCGCCTGACTTGCGCTGTGGCTACCGTTTTTGCCGGTGTTCTTGCTGCGACCGTCTCCACCGCCGCTCGCGCCGCGGACGCCCTGCCGAACATCGTCCTCGTGATGGCCGATGATCAGGGCTGGGGCGACATGGCGTACAACGGGCATCCGCACCTGAAGACGCCGAACTTCGATGCCCTGGCGAAGGAGGGCGTGCGGTTCGACAACTTCCACGCCGCGGCTCCTGTGTGCTCACCCACGCGTGGCAGCGTGCTCACCGGGCGCACGCCGAATCGTTATGGTGTCTTCCAGTGGGGCTGGCCGTTGCGACCGCAGGAGACTACCCTCGCAGAAGCGTTGAAACCCGCGGACTATCGCACCGGGCATTTCGGCAAGTGGCACCTCGGCTCCGTGCGCAAAGACCAGCCCACCACTCCCGGCGCGCAGGGGTTCGATGCGTGGGTGTCCTCGCCGAACTTCTTCGATCTCGATCCCATCTTGAGTGATCGCGGGAAGGCCACGCAGTTCCAGGGAGACAGCTCGGACATCACGGCGGATCTCGCCATCCAGTTCATCAAGGACAGCGTGGAGAAGGAGCAGCGCTTCTTCGCCGTGGTGTGGTTCGGCTCGCCGCACAATCCGCACCAGGCCCTCGATGCCGACCGCGCGCTTTACGCGGACCAACCGAAGAATGTGCAGGACTTCTACGGCGAGATCACCGCGATGGATCGCGCCTTCGGAAAGTTGCGCGGCACCTTGAAGGAACTTGGCCTGCGCAAGAACACCCTGCTGTGGTACTGCAGCGACAATGGCGCGCTCCCGAAAATCGGCTCCACGGGTGGCCGACGAGGCAACAAGGGTGATGTGTATGAAGGCGGCCTCGCCGTGCCCGCGCTGCTGGAGTGGCCTGCGAAGTTCCCCGAGCCGAAGGTCATCACTCAGCCATGCGTGACCAGCGATATCTTCCCCACGCTGCTGGATATCGTCGAGATAGAGCCGGACAAGTCACGCCCGCTGGATGGCATCAGCCTGCTCCCGCTGCTGGAGGGCGCGCAGAAGAAGCGCACGCAGCCCATTGGTTTCTGGGATTCGCCCATCAAAGGCATCGGCACGCCGGCGAAGCAGTGGATGGAAGAGCAGATGGCGGCGGAGAAAGAAGGTCGCGATCCAACGCCCGAGCCACAGGCCTTCACGGACGCGGCAGTGATCAAAGAGCACTTCGCGCCGCAGAAGTATCCTGGTCACGCGGCTTGGCTGGACGGAAACTGGAAGCTGCATCGCATGGAGGACCCGCAGACCGGCAATGTGAGCTGGGAGTTGTATGACCTCGCCAATGATCCTGATGAGAGCCGCGTCCTGCTGGCGGAGCAGCCTGAGCGCGTGCCTGAAATGCAGGAAGCCCTGGAGCGCTGGCTGGAGTCCGTGGCAAAAAGCCTGAACGGGGGAGATTACACGGAGAAACCCTGA